A window of Thermococcus sp. genomic DNA:
TGGCAGTTCTCGTTTCAAGCACCTCGCATTCTGGAAAGGTGCACACCACGAGGGCCGAGACTGCCGTGTCCCCCTTATAGGAAACGTCAACGGCACCTACGGTTTTGACGTCTCCCCTTCTCACAGGCCTCTCAGCTATCCTTTTCGAGAGCTCTCCCTGAACCTCGGTAATTTTTTTGAGTTTTTCCCGAATTATGTAATTGCTTAATTCAACCATTGTTTAATACCTTCTCAAGCTTTTCCTCAAGGCTTCTGTTGAGCTTTGCCCTAACCAAATCTTCAAGGGTTCGCTCAAGGACATAGCGCGCCTGGTCCTGCTTCTGCCTGACGTTTACGAGGCCCTTTGGATACTCAAGCGTTATGAAGGCGTTGTAGACTCTCTCCATTTCGCGGTAGACTCGTTCTGCCTTTTCAATGTCTCCCTCTAGGAGTCTGTGAAGGAAATACCTCCTGAGCTCGCCGATGAAGTCCCCAATACCCAGGGCGTAATCGGCGTGGGGAACGCCCAGCTCTTCCGGAGACGGATACGGTTGGCCCTCAACGTAGCTGAGGAGAAGTGACGCCTCAACGAACTCTTGGTGAGCGGTCTGAACGTAGCCGGAGTAGTAGAGGTCGAGGTGGTTTTTCAGCATCTCCCTGAGCTTTTCTACCTTCTCTCTAGTCTCCTTCCAGCGCTCCTTTGCAAGCTCCAGCTCTCTTCTATGTATCGCTTTAACAGTGTCTCCGCTGAACCTGACGATTTCCCTCGTGAGTTTGAGGGCCTCCTCCCTCAGGGAATCTTTCTCATCCAGAACGCTCCTTATGGCTTCTATAATCTCCTCCATCTTCATGCTCCCACCGGGAAAGGTTGGAGAAACGCCTTAAAAATGTGGGCTTGGCTATCCCCCACCGTCATCGAAGGCATCGCCACCCTCAGGCGGTCCGGAGGCCAAGCCCTGTCCGCCCGGCATCGTCTTACCCGTTCATCGGAGGCTCAGCCCACTCTCGGGCCCGGGCCACCGGGCGGGACCGTCGTAGAAAATTATTCGAGGAATATTTTAAGACTTTCGAAGTTCATAACCAGTAGGAATGTTAGTTTTCCTAATTCATGCCGAAAATTATATAAGAGCTCCGCCGAAGCGAGCCTTGCTAAAGGAAAAGGTGGTGACGCTCATGGCCGAGAAGGTTAGGAACATCGTCGTTGAGGAGCTTGTAAGGACTCCGGTTGAGATGCAGAAGGTTGAACTCGTTGAAAGAAAGGGTATAGGTCACCCGGACAGCATTGCCGACGGCATCGCCGAGGCAGTCAGCAGAGCCCTTAGCAGGGAGTACATTAAGAGATACGGCATAATCCTCCACCACAACACGGACCAGGTTGAGGTCGTTGGCGGTAGGGCCTACCCACAGTTCGGCGGTGGAGAGGTCATAAAACCGATTTACATCCTCCTCTCCGGAAGGGCAGTTGAGATGGTTGACAGGGAGTTCTTCCCGGTTCACGAGGTAGCTATAAAGGCCGCAAAGGACTATCTCAGGAAGGCCGTTAGGCACCTCGACATCGAGAACCACGTTGTCATCGATTCACGCATTGGACAGGGAAGTGTTGACCTAGTTGGTGTTTTCAACAAGGCCAAGGAGAACCCGATTCCGCTCGCGAACGATACCTCCTTTGGTGTCGGCTACGCTCCACTCAGCGAAACAGAAAAGATAGTCCTCGAGACCGAGAAAGCCCTCAACAGCGACGACTTCAAGAAGGAGTGGCCGGCCGTCGGCGAGGACATCAAGGTCATGGGTCTCAGGAGGGGGGATGAGATTGACCTCACAATAGCGGCCGCCATAGTGGACAGTGAGGTTGAAAACCCTGACGAGTATATGGCAGTTAAGGAGGCCATCTACCAGAAGGCCAAGGAGATAGTCGAGGCACACACTGAGAGACCTACAAAGATATACGTGAACACTGCCGATGACCCGAAGAACGGAATCTACTACATAACCGTCACAGGAACGAGCGCGGAAGCCGGAGACGACGGTAGCGTTGGTAGGGGCAACCGCGTCAACGGTCTTATCACCCCGAATAGGCACATGAGTATGGAAGCAGCGGCCGGAAAGAACCCTGTCAGCCACGTCGGCAAGATATACAACCTCCTGGCTATGCTCATAGCCAACGACATAGCCGAGCAGGTCGAGGGAGTTGAAGAGGTCTACGTGAGGATTCTGAGCCAGATAGGTAAGCCAATTGACGAGCCCCTCGTTGCCAGCGTCCAGATAATCCCAAAGAAGGGCTACTCAATCGACGTTCTCCAGAAGCCTGCCTATGAGATTGCCGATGAGTGGCTGGCCAACATAACTAAGATACAGAAACTGATTCTTGAGGACAAGCTCAACGTCTTCTGAGTTTTTCTTTTCAACCTTTCTTTTCAAAAGTTTGGAAAGTTTAGAAAGCGGAAGAATTCTGCCTGAGAGCCCTTAAAAGCTTGGCCTCCTCGGCCATGAGGGCAAACTTCTCGCTCTTAACCTTCGCGAGCTTTACCGCGACGTCTTTCTTCTGCTTGGCCATCCTGACGAGCCTCGCCTCTTCGAGAACGAGGAGCTCCTTCCTCTTTTTAACAACCTCAAGCCTCCTCTGGAGGATTGACTTGACCCTCTCCATAATATCACCTAATCTCTTAGGGGAACCTAAACCTTATAAGGTTTTCGGTAAACGTTAAAGTCATCTTCGTTAATCGACGAAGCAAAACCTTAAGCGCACCAGTCGTTCCCAGTTACGGAGGTGGTAGGGTGAAGATCCTCACCGTTACAGACATCCACGGTAACTCGAACACTGTTAGTGAACTCACGGAACTTCTGGAATCTGAGAGGCCCGAGGTTGTCCTAATAGCGGGGGACATAACCCACTTCTCAGGAGCCGAAACCGCCAGGAAAATCCTTGAACCCCTCCTGAAACCGGGCGTTCCAATTCTAGCGGTTCACGGTAACTGTGACGGTAGGGACGTTCCCGAACTGCTCGATGAACTCGGTATTGGCATTCACGACAAGAGGGTTGAAATCTATGGCGTTGGTTTCATCGGCCTTGGGGGCTCAAACATAACCCCGTTCAACACGGTCTGGGAGCTCACCGAGGACGAGATTATGAAAATCCTCGAGAGAAACTATCACCCAGGGGATATTGTTCTCTCTCACGTGCCGCCGAAGGATACCAAAGCCGATAGAATTCATTCGGGCCTCCACGTTGGAAGCAAAGCTCTGAGGGAGTTCATTGAGAGGAACCAGCCACCCTTAGTCGTTACCGGGCACATACACGAAGCCAGAAGCGTTGACAGGGTCGGAGAAACGGTCATCGTTAATCCCGGCCCGCTTTTCAGGGGTTACTATGCTATTGTTGAGCTCGATGAGGTGACAAAAAAGGTGGAAAACGTGGAGCTCAGGGAACTATAGCTCAGACCAGCTTTTTCTCCTTCAAAACTTTCTCCATTCTGTCCATAGCTTCCTCGAGCTTCTCGTAGGCCGTTGCATAGCTTATCCTGATGTAGCCCTCACCGGCCTTTCCGAAGGCCGAACCTGGAACGACGGCAACCCTTGCCTCCCTTAGCATTAGCTCGCTGAATTCCTTGTCGGTGAGGCCCGTCTCTCTAATGCGCGGGAAGATGTAGAAGGCTCCCTTCGGTTTAACGGTCGGTAGGCCCATCTCGTTCAGCCTTTTCCACACGAGGTTCCTCCTCCTGTCGTACTCTCTGCGCATCTCCTGTACGGCCTTCCAGCTCCTCTCATCTTCGAGGGCTTTCGCCGCGGCGTACTGGACAAAGGTGACAGGACAGGTGGCGTTGTACATCTGGAAGCGGGTCATCTTTTCGATAATCCACGACGGGGCCGCTACAAAGCCGAGACGCCAGCCGGTCATGGCGAAGGTCTTTGAGAAGCCGTTTATTGTTATCGTCCTCTCGAACATGCCGTTGAGCGAAGCGATACTGTGGTTCTTAACGCCATCATAAACAAAGTGCTCGTAAACCTCGTCGCTTAACACTATGAGGTCGTGCTCGACCGCGAAGTCCGCTATTTCCTCTAGGTCCCTCCTGGTGAGAACGGCCCCTGTCGGGTTGTTGGGGGTGTTTATTATGAGCGCACGGGTCTTTTTGGTAAAGTGCTTCTCCAAATCGTCAACGCTTAGGCGGAACTCGTTTTCTTCATATGTTGGTACCTCAACAGGCTTCCCGCCCGCGAGGATGACTGCTGGAGCGTAACTCACGAACATCGGGGAAGGTATCAGAACCTCTTCCCCGTCCTTCAGAAAGGTTGCCAGCCCCATGAGGAAGGCCTGGTTTGCCCCGACGAGAACCATTATCTCGCTCTTCGGGTCCGCCTCGATGTCGTTCTGCTCCTTGAGCTTTCTCGCTATGGCCTCACGGAGCATAGGAAGGCCTGCGTTCGGGCCGTAGTGGGTGTAGCCTTTATCGAGGGCCTCCTTGGCGTACTCTTTTATATGCCCCGGTGTGTCGAAGTCAGGCTCACCTATTCCGAGTGAGATTACATCCTCCATGCCGGCGGCCAAATCAAAGAGCTTCCTTATCTCAGAAGGGTTAACCAGCTCAAGTCTGTCGCTCAGCGCCATGAACATCACCGCCCCTTCTTCTCACGGATGTTTATAACCTTACCTGGACGAAAAGATGGACATCGAAGTGCTTTTATGGGCTTCACAGCATCATCATGCTCCACCTCCGCGACGCTTTTGGGCGAACCGTTTCTGGATTTGGTCCCCTCTTCTGTAGATTTTTCGGGGATTTTCCCCGAGTACTTATCAAAATCAACGAAACCGGTGGGGTTTTCAATGGAAAGCCTTTTTATTACACGATTCGATATCCATCTGCACACACAGGGGGGTTGAGAATGGGAGTTGAGAAGGTTCCGAAGTATAACATCCCGACCGTTAAGGTTGACTACGTCTTTATTGAGCTCGACAAGATGAAGCCCCATGAACAGCTCGTTCAGAAGGAGCTTGAGGCCTTCATAGAGAGCGTCACGGGTAGCGGAATCTTCTGGAAACCCATGCTTCTGGCCAAGATTCCCGGGACGGATGAGTACCTCATCGTTGATGGTCACCACCGCTGGGCCGGTCTTCAGAAGCTTGGAGCGAAGAGGGCCCCCTCCGTTATTCTTGACTACTTCAGCGATGACGTAAAGGTCTATACGTGGTATCCCGCATTTAAGGGTGACCTCAACGAGGTTATCAAGAGACTCAAAAAGGAGGGCCTTGAGGTCGTTGAAGACCCCAACGCTGAAGAAAAGGCCGAGCGCGGCGAGATAGCTTTCGCCCTCGTCGGCGAGAAGGTTTTTGCCATACCTGGTGGTCTTGAAGAACAGAAGAAGGTAAGCAAAGTACTCGACGAGATGAGCGTTGAAGGGAAGATAGAGCTCATCTACTACGGCCTCAAAGAGGATGCAAGGGAAGATATGGCAAGGGGCGAAATCGACTACGTCTTCATCAGAAAGGCTCCAACAAAGGAGGATGTCATGGAACTCGTCAGGCGTGGCGAAGTTTACTCGCCCAAGACAACGAGGCACGTCCTGCCTTTCAACCCGGACAAGATTGACGTTAAACTTGAGGAGCTCTTCTGAACTCCGCTATGTTTTTAAGCTTTATTTCCTTTATTTCTAAGCTCCGATGACGATGGATTAACCGGCTGAAATGTGATGACATCGGCCTTGACCGAGGGCACCTACATATCAACTTACAAAAAAAGGATATAAACTCCGGCATCCAAAGTGATGGTGGTGAGAAGATGCTGAAGGCACTCGCTCCCCTCCTTGCGGGGGCCATCATTGATAGAACCCGGTCATCCAGTTTTAAGATAGTTCGTTCGCTCAAAGAAATACCCGAGGAGAGAGCCGTTGTTATAGGAAGGGCGGGCGAGAGAGTTCCTCCTAGCTGGGAGCTAATCACCGTTAGTGCCGCGAGGGGCTTCTTCGGACCGAGGGAGTTGCACCGAGTTCTTGAGGGCATAGTGGCGAGCCTTAAAAACGACCCTGATAGGGCAATTGTTATAGCCTGCCCTGAGTACCTTGCGCTCCACAACGGTTTTAGGGCCCTGATAAAATTTCTCAACGACGTGAGGGACTACTCCATTCTCTTCGGCGGGAGGGTTTACCTCGTCACCGATGAGCTCGCTTGGGACCCGAGGGAGTTCGCCCTTCTGAAGAGGCTTGAGGATTAGGCCTTTAAACCAACTCCCCTCTAAAGCCTTTGGGGATAACAATGCTTCGAGGTCTAATCTTCGACGTTGACGAGACTCTTGTTTACTATGAGGGTTATGACCTGAGGCGCTGGTATGAGGAAGTTGGAAGACCCGCGATGGAGAAGCTAGGCGTTGTTCTCGACTGGGAAACTTTTAGGCGGATTGTTAAGGGTGAGCTTTCTCGAACCTACGTCGAGAGGTTTGGGATAGACCACGTGGAGTTCTGGAAGGCAATGGATAGGGCCAACAGGATTTACCGCGAGAACCTCTTGAGGGCAGGCAGGATTAGGCCGTTCTCAGACGTTGATGCTTTAAGGGAGCTGAAGAACATGGACCTGAAGCTTGCCGCCGTCAGCAACGCATCTCAGGACAACACGGAGCTGGTTTTAAGGGCTTTTGGCCTTGATAAATACTTTGACATAATCCTTGGAAAGGACTACAGCTACCTCGATGGCGTTAAGCCGAATCCCTACCTTATTAAGAAGGCCCTACGGTCATTGAACCTGAAGCCGGAAGAGGTCATGATAGTGGGAGACAGCTCCAACGACGTACTCGCCGGAAAGAGGGCAGGTATAAAGACGGTAAACATCGTCCGCTTTGAAAAGGTTCCTGGGGCAGACTACTACGTCAATGACCTATGGGAGCTGGTTAAAATAGTTAGGGGGCTCACATGCCCCCGCTGACGGCAAGCTCGATTATCTTCCTTATCTCGACCAGGAACTCCATTGGAATATCCTTGAGCATTGGTTCAAGGAAGCCCTTGACGATGAGCTGTGTGGCCTTCTCCTCGTCGAGTCCCCTCGACATAAGGTAGAAGAGCTCCTCCTCGCGTATCTTGCCTATCGCAGCTTCGTGGCTCAGCTCGGCGTCGTCCACCTTGCTGACAAGTCCTGGGTAAGTCTCCATTACCGCTTTGTCGCTCATCAGTAAAGCGTCACAGCTTATGTGCCCCTTGGTCTTCGGTGCCTCTGCCGTTATTACCCCGCGCGTTATGACCTTACTCTCGTCCATTATCACGGCCTTGCTCGCGTTTATGCCCGATGCCCCCTTTCCTTGGAGGAACATCCTGCCCCCGAGGTCAATGTAGTAGTCCTTCTGACCAAGGAGAATTCCATTGAGCTCGACGTAGCCGTTCTCGTCAACCCAGTAGCGCGGGTCGCCGATGTTGCTCTTCCCAGAGCCGAGGGTAACGGTCGTGTTGATGAAGCGCGCGTTCTTTCCTATCTTCGCCCTCGTCATTGGTCTGGTGTGGACGTATTCCGGCCAGTTCTGTAAGACCGTGAGCTGGCCCCTGGCATTCTCGTGGAAATACGCCTCCGTCATGTCGAGGTGGAGTGAGTGTTTTAGAAGGACCGGCGAGGTACACCCCTCAATTAGGTGGAACTCGGTGTTTTTCTCGGCTATTATGATTATGTGTGGTGCCTGAGCTAAAGCGCTCTCCTGAATTAAGAAGAACAGGTGAAGCGGGAACGGAACCTTTAGTCCTTCCTTGACGTATAGGAATATTCCACCATTCCAGATGGCAGTATGGTATGCTGTCAGCTTGCTTTCATCAACACGGAAGAGCCTGAGGAAGTGCTGTTTCACTATATCAGGGTATTTCTTAACAGCTTCTTCCATTGGAAGGACTATAAGGCCCTTCTTGGCCCAGTCCTTAAGGAACTGGTTGTATATAACGCCTGTATCGGTCTGGACGGCCAGTCCCGCCAGATATTTCTGCTCTACCTCGTCTATGCCGAGTCTGTCCAGGAGAGCCTTCATCTCCGGTGGTAAGTCGTCGAGGCTCTCTATCTTCTCAGGTATGCCTTCAACCTCGGGCTTTGCTATAAACTGGAGGAGCTGTTCTTCACTTATTATCGGGTCACTGTGGGGGGCCTTTTCAAAGGCTTCCAAGCCCTTGTACCTTATCCTCGTCATCCATTTCGGCTCTCTGTTCCTCTTCGCGAGTTCTTCAATCTGGTTCTCGATTATGGCCTTTGCATCGCTCAGGGTTATCGTTTCGGTCATGCTCCCACCTCCTCGAATATCTTTCCAAATCCTTCCCTGTCAATCCTGTCAACCAGTTCACCGCTCCCCGTCTTCACTATCCTACCGCCCTTCATTACGTGGACCGTAAGCTTTTCCCTGTCAAGGTGACCGAGGATTCTGCCGTAGTGAGTGATGAGCAGTATTGCAGTCCCCTTTCTGTGGAGCTCCTCAATCTTCCTGCTTATCACACTCAGGGAGTCAACATCAACACCGCTGTCCGGCTCGTCTAAGATGAGAAGTTTCGGCTCGATGAGAAGAGCTTGAAGGAGTTCGAGCCTCTTCCTCTCTCCTCCTGAAAAGCCAACGTTGACGTAGCGGTGTAAATCCTCTTCCTTGAACCACAGCTCCTTGGCTTTCTCGACAATCAGGTCGTAGGCCTTTACTGAATCCATGCCCTTGAGCTCTACCAGAACCTGCTGGAGGAACTCGATTACCTTGACTCCTTCAACCTCGGGCGGAACCTGGAAGGCTAAAAGAATGCCCTTCCTTGCCCTCTCGTCCGGGCTGAGCTCCTGTATCTCTTCGCCATCGAAGAGTATTCTGCCCTTGGTAACTTCGTACTTTGGATGACCCGCTATAGTCAAAGCCAGCGTGGACTTTCCAGACCCGTTGGGCCCCATTATGACGTGGAATTCTCCGGGTTTGATCTCAAGGTTAACTCCCTTCAGTATCCCCTTGTCCTCGACCGAAACGTGAAGGTTCTCAACTTTGAGCATTAGCTCACCTCCATGGGTAACGTAGATGGGACGTTTTTTAAGCATTACTGGACACAGATGGGAATTTAAAACAGAAAAACTCCGGGTTGGAGTTGCAGGACAATAAAAGATAAAACTCAGTGGCCAATGGGGAGAGTCTCACGAATCTTCCTGAGGAGTTCCTCCTTGGCAGGTGAGTCCTCAAGGGCTATCTCAAGAACCTCGTCAATCCTCTCCACAGGATAAATCTCTATCTTCTCGGCCTTGTCCGGGCTCAGGAAGACGTCCTTCTCGTTGGCCTTGGGGATAATGACCTTCTTTATACCTGCCTCTATGGCCGCTTCAATCTTCGGGGTTGCGCCTCCTATTGGAAGGACCTCCCCACGGACGCTCAGCGAGCCTGTCATAGCAACATCCTGCCTTATCGGGATGTTCTCGAGGGCCGAGATGACGGCAGTGGCAACGCTTATGCTGGCGGAGTCTCCTTCAACACCTTCATAAGTCTGAAGGA
This region includes:
- a CDS encoding haloacid dehalogenase, with translation MKMEEIIEAIRSVLDEKDSLREEALKLTREIVRFSGDTVKAIHRRELELAKERWKETREKVEKLREMLKNHLDLYYSGYVQTAHQEFVEASLLLSYVEGQPYPSPEELGVPHADYALGIGDFIGELRRYFLHRLLEGDIEKAERVYREMERVYNAFITLEYPKGLVNVRQKQDQARYVLERTLEDLVRAKLNRSLEEKLEKVLNNG
- a CDS encoding methionine adenosyltransferase, whose protein sequence is MAEKVRNIVVEELVRTPVEMQKVELVERKGIGHPDSIADGIAEAVSRALSREYIKRYGIILHHNTDQVEVVGGRAYPQFGGGEVIKPIYILLSGRAVEMVDREFFPVHEVAIKAAKDYLRKAVRHLDIENHVVIDSRIGQGSVDLVGVFNKAKENPIPLANDTSFGVGYAPLSETEKIVLETEKALNSDDFKKEWPAVGEDIKVMGLRRGDEIDLTIAAAIVDSEVENPDEYMAVKEAIYQKAKEIVEAHTERPTKIYVNTADDPKNGIYYITVTGTSAEAGDDGSVGRGNRVNGLITPNRHMSMEAAAGKNPVSHVGKIYNLLAMLIANDIAEQVEGVEEVYVRILSQIGKPIDEPLVASVQIIPKKGYSIDVLQKPAYEIADEWLANITKIQKLILEDKLNVF
- a CDS encoding metallophosphoesterase, with the translated sequence MKILTVTDIHGNSNTVSELTELLESERPEVVLIAGDITHFSGAETARKILEPLLKPGVPILAVHGNCDGRDVPELLDELGIGIHDKRVEIYGVGFIGLGGSNITPFNTVWELTEDEIMKILERNYHPGDIVLSHVPPKDTKADRIHSGLHVGSKALREFIERNQPPLVVTGHIHEARSVDRVGETVIVNPGPLFRGYYAIVELDEVTKKVENVELREL
- a CDS encoding pyridoxal phosphate-dependent aminotransferase; translated protein: MALSDRLELVNPSEIRKLFDLAAGMEDVISLGIGEPDFDTPGHIKEYAKEALDKGYTHYGPNAGLPMLREAIARKLKEQNDIEADPKSEIMVLVGANQAFLMGLATFLKDGEEVLIPSPMFVSYAPAVILAGGKPVEVPTYEENEFRLSVDDLEKHFTKKTRALIINTPNNPTGAVLTRRDLEEIADFAVEHDLIVLSDEVYEHFVYDGVKNHSIASLNGMFERTITINGFSKTFAMTGWRLGFVAAPSWIIEKMTRFQMYNATCPVTFVQYAAAKALEDERSWKAVQEMRREYDRRRNLVWKRLNEMGLPTVKPKGAFYIFPRIRETGLTDKEFSELMLREARVAVVPGSAFGKAGEGYIRISYATAYEKLEEAMDRMEKVLKEKKLV
- the serK gene encoding L-serine kinase SerK, which translates into the protein MGVEKVPKYNIPTVKVDYVFIELDKMKPHEQLVQKELEAFIESVTGSGIFWKPMLLAKIPGTDEYLIVDGHHRWAGLQKLGAKRAPSVILDYFSDDVKVYTWYPAFKGDLNEVIKRLKKEGLEVVEDPNAEEKAERGEIAFALVGEKVFAIPGGLEEQKKVSKVLDEMSVEGKIELIYYGLKEDAREDMARGEIDYVFIRKAPTKEDVMELVRRGEVYSPKTTRHVLPFNPDKIDVKLEELF
- a CDS encoding DUF835 domain-containing protein — its product is MLKALAPLLAGAIIDRTRSSSFKIVRSLKEIPEERAVVIGRAGERVPPSWELITVSAARGFFGPRELHRVLEGIVASLKNDPDRAIVIACPEYLALHNGFRALIKFLNDVRDYSILFGGRVYLVTDELAWDPREFALLKRLED
- a CDS encoding HAD family hydrolase, giving the protein MLRGLIFDVDETLVYYEGYDLRRWYEEVGRPAMEKLGVVLDWETFRRIVKGELSRTYVERFGIDHVEFWKAMDRANRIYRENLLRAGRIRPFSDVDALRELKNMDLKLAAVSNASQDNTELVLRAFGLDKYFDIILGKDYSYLDGVKPNPYLIKKALRSLNLKPEEVMIVGDSSNDVLAGKRAGIKTVNIVRFEKVPGADYYVNDLWELVKIVRGLTCPR
- a CDS encoding SufD family Fe-S cluster assembly protein, which encodes MTETITLSDAKAIIENQIEELAKRNREPKWMTRIRYKGLEAFEKAPHSDPIISEEQLLQFIAKPEVEGIPEKIESLDDLPPEMKALLDRLGIDEVEQKYLAGLAVQTDTGVIYNQFLKDWAKKGLIVLPMEEAVKKYPDIVKQHFLRLFRVDESKLTAYHTAIWNGGIFLYVKEGLKVPFPLHLFFLIQESALAQAPHIIIIAEKNTEFHLIEGCTSPVLLKHSLHLDMTEAYFHENARGQLTVLQNWPEYVHTRPMTRAKIGKNARFINTTVTLGSGKSNIGDPRYWVDENGYVELNGILLGQKDYYIDLGGRMFLQGKGASGINASKAVIMDESKVITRGVITAEAPKTKGHISCDALLMSDKAVMETYPGLVSKVDDAELSHEAAIGKIREEELFYLMSRGLDEEKATQLIVKGFLEPMLKDIPMEFLVEIRKIIELAVSGGM
- the sufC gene encoding Fe-S cluster assembly ATPase SufC, which gives rise to MLKVENLHVSVEDKGILKGVNLEIKPGEFHVIMGPNGSGKSTLALTIAGHPKYEVTKGRILFDGEEIQELSPDERARKGILLAFQVPPEVEGVKVIEFLQQVLVELKGMDSVKAYDLIVEKAKELWFKEEDLHRYVNVGFSGGERKRLELLQALLIEPKLLILDEPDSGVDVDSLSVISRKIEELHRKGTAILLITHYGRILGHLDREKLTVHVMKGGRIVKTGSGELVDRIDREGFGKIFEEVGA